The Betta splendens chromosome 4, fBetSpl5.4, whole genome shotgun sequence genome contains a region encoding:
- the LOC114854026 gene encoding very-long-chain enoyl-CoA reductase-like isoform X2, whose protein sequence is MSRTTFFEVEVLDARTREQLCFLDKVDPCSTIGDIKSLFCKTYPHWYPSRQALKLDPSGKSLRDDEVLQNLPVGTTATMYFRDLGPQLGWTMVFLAEYVGPLLTYLLFYLRVPYIYPHGFAFTSSPHPVVTLACACHTFHYAKRLMETVFVHRFSRGTMPLRAIVRNCAYYWGFSAWLAYYINHPLYTPPSYREVQVTAALVMFVMCELGNFSIHLTLNSLRGDASRIRRFPVPTKNPFTWLFVFVSCPNYTYEVGVWVSFTVMTQCLPVALYTLLGFIQMSIWAKGTHRAYSREFKDYPGLRMAIVPLLL, encoded by the exons ATGAGTCGGACCACTTTTTTTGAG GTGGAAGTTCTGGATGCCAGGACCCGagagcagctttgttttttagaCAAG GTGGATCCCTGCTCAACAATAGGAGACATCAAGAGCCTTTTTTGCAAAACAT ATCCTCACTGGTATCCATCAAGACAGGCCCTGAAGCTTGACCCCA GCGGTAAATCGCTGAGAGACGACGAGGTCCTACAGAATCTTCCTGTCGGGACCACTGCCACCATGTACTTCAGAGATCTCGGTCCACAGTTGGGTTGGACCATG GTGTTCCTGGCCGAGTACGTCGGGCCTCTTCTCACCTACCTCCTCTTCTACCTTCGAGTGCCGTACATCTACCCGCACGGATTCGCCTTCACCTCCAGTCCCCATCCGGTCGTCAC ACTTGCCTGTGCCTGCCATACCTTCCACTACGCCAAGAGGCTGATGGAGACCGTGTTTGTGCATCGTTTCTCCCGCGGGACCATGCCTCTCAGGGCCATAGTCAGG AACTGTGCTTATTACTGGGGTTTCTCAGCCTGGTTGGCCTATTACATCAACCACCCCCTGTACACGCCTCCAT CATACAGAGAAGTGCAGGTCACCGCTGCCCTGGTCATGTTTgtg ATGTGTGAACTGGGAAACTTCTCCATTCACCTGACTCTGAATAGCCTCAGAGGGGACG CATCTAGGATCAGACGGTTTCCTGTTCCCACTAAAAACCCCTTCACgtggctgtttgtctttgtctcctgtCCCAATTACACATATGAG GTTGGCGTTTGGGTGAGCTTCACCGTCATGACCCAGTGTCTGCCAG TGGCATTATACACTTTACTGGGCTTCATTCAGATGAGCATCTGGGCCAAAGGGACGCACAGGGCCTACAGCAGGGAGTTCAAGGACTACCCCGGCCTCCGCATGGCCATCGTCCCCCTGCTCCTGTga
- the LOC114854348 gene encoding golgin subfamily A member 6-like protein 25 encodes MHVSVCVSQCHGNECLARPSLYKARRRWEFPFCIWTRLLEKQTTTDQQTSKKMAQKKNRVNSQREEEVIKGIMEEERVNWASSYIQERREQLQNMLRSLDKNAAWMTENEKIERVYLKDQIESRIQMDAVQYEKEMEKERQKQQQEKRKKEIHKKYERYISANNELPDLIEKRRLKLEKMKEVMTLKQEVAKQQRWEKEMELRETFDKWMKKEQMKELKRREKWQKKEDEIEEKEEKERQQMTMKNAKKQRKMEMRREKAVKKMVEKEIKKEDERLKLEEERRKKEEREEQKKEKKEKKQEMKKSIKEAEKLRQLCEKERKKYLEKERRENKTKEEQRKGKHPEDFQDEEERKLERLTHNTRRFVAWDITCKNATTQQQSASLKGAPFPRMDRCIGPVSLEVILVEDVEDVLILCI; translated from the exons ATGCACGTCAGCGTGTGCGTCAGTCAATGCCATGGTAACGAATGCTTGGCCCggccgagtctatataaggcgcgcaggCGTTGGGAATTCCCCTTTTGCATTTGGACACGACTTTTAGAGAAGCAAACAACGACAG ATCAACAAACGAGCAAGAAGATGGCTCAAAAAAAGAATCGTGTCAATagccagagagaagaagaggtcATTAAAGGAATAATGGAAGAGGAGCGAGTAAATTGGGCCTCCTCATACATTCAAGAGCGTCGCGAGCAGTTGCAGAACATGCTAAGAAGCCTGGACAAAAATGCTGCATGgatgacagaaaatgaaaagatcGAGAGAGTGTACTTGAAAGATCAAATTGAATCTCGCATACAAATGGATGCTGTGCAGTATGAGAAAGAAatggagaaagaaagacagaaacagcagcaagaGAAACGGAAAAAGGAGATTCATAAGAAATATGAAAGATACATCAGTGCCAACAATGAGCTTCCAGACCTTATAGAAAAGAGAAGGTTGAAATTAGAGAAGATGAAGGAAGTAATGACACTGAAGCAAGAAGTGGCAAAACAGCAAAGATGGGAGAAAGAAATGGAACTGCGAGAGACCTTTGACAAGTGGATGAAGAAAGAGCAGATGAAAGAGCTAAAGAGAAGGGAGAAGTGGCAGAAGAAGGAAGATGAAAtcgaggagaaggaagagaaagagagacagcaaATGACCATGAAGAATGCAAAAAAGCAACGGAAGATGGAAATGAGAAGAGAGAAAGCTGTGAAGAAAATGGTTGAAAAGGAGATCAAAAAGGAGGATGAAAGACTGAAActggaagaggagaggaggaaaaaagaagaaagagaagagcagaaaaaggagaagaaggagaaaaagcaggaaatgaagaaaagcataaaagaggcagagaaacTAAGACAACTGTGTGAGAAAGAGCGAAAAAAGTACCtggaaaaggaaagaagagaaaacaaaaccaaagaagaacagagaaaaggaaaacatcCAGAAGACTttcaggatgaagaggagaggaagctggagaggcTGACGCACAACACTAGGAGATTTGTTGCCTGGGACATCACTTGTAAAA atGCCACCACCCAACAACAGAGCGCCAGTTTGAAAG GCGCTCCCTTCCCAAGGATGGACCGTTGTATAGGCCCCGTGTCCCTGGAGGTCATCCTGGTGGAAGACGTGGAGGACGTCCTCAT CCTGTGCATATAG
- the LOC114854026 gene encoding very-long-chain enoyl-CoA reductase-like isoform X1 → MSRTTFFEVEVLDARTREQLCFLDKVDPCSTIGDIKSLFCKTYPHWYPSRQALKLDPSGKSLRDDEVLQNLPVGTTATMYFRDLGPQLGWTMVFLAEYVGPLLTYLLFYLRVPYIYPHGFAFTSSPHPVVTLACACHTFHYAKRLMETVFVHRFSRGTMPLRAIVRNCAYYWGFSAWLAYYINHPLYTPPSYREVQVTAALVMFVMCELGNFSIHLTLNSLRGDASRIRRFPVPTKNPFTWLFVFVSCPNYTYEVGVWVSFTVMTQCLPDEHLGQRDAQGLQQGVQGLPRPPHGHRPPAPVTEGQRSELHRPPGHRRLTLSMR, encoded by the exons ATGAGTCGGACCACTTTTTTTGAG GTGGAAGTTCTGGATGCCAGGACCCGagagcagctttgttttttagaCAAG GTGGATCCCTGCTCAACAATAGGAGACATCAAGAGCCTTTTTTGCAAAACAT ATCCTCACTGGTATCCATCAAGACAGGCCCTGAAGCTTGACCCCA GCGGTAAATCGCTGAGAGACGACGAGGTCCTACAGAATCTTCCTGTCGGGACCACTGCCACCATGTACTTCAGAGATCTCGGTCCACAGTTGGGTTGGACCATG GTGTTCCTGGCCGAGTACGTCGGGCCTCTTCTCACCTACCTCCTCTTCTACCTTCGAGTGCCGTACATCTACCCGCACGGATTCGCCTTCACCTCCAGTCCCCATCCGGTCGTCAC ACTTGCCTGTGCCTGCCATACCTTCCACTACGCCAAGAGGCTGATGGAGACCGTGTTTGTGCATCGTTTCTCCCGCGGGACCATGCCTCTCAGGGCCATAGTCAGG AACTGTGCTTATTACTGGGGTTTCTCAGCCTGGTTGGCCTATTACATCAACCACCCCCTGTACACGCCTCCAT CATACAGAGAAGTGCAGGTCACCGCTGCCCTGGTCATGTTTgtg ATGTGTGAACTGGGAAACTTCTCCATTCACCTGACTCTGAATAGCCTCAGAGGGGACG CATCTAGGATCAGACGGTTTCCTGTTCCCACTAAAAACCCCTTCACgtggctgtttgtctttgtctcctgtCCCAATTACACATATGAG GTTGGCGTTTGGGTGAGCTTCACCGTCATGACCCAGTGTCTGCCAG ATGAGCATCTGGGCCAAAGGGACGCACAGGGCCTACAGCAGGGAGTTCAAGGACTACCCCGGCCTCCGCATGGCCATCGTCCCCCTGCTCCTGTgacagagggtcagaggtcagagctccACAGGCCACCAGGCCATCGCCGCTTGACTCTAAGCATGAGATAA
- the LOC114854349 gene encoding golgin subfamily A member 6-like protein 6 isoform X2 — MAQKKNRVNSQREEEVIKGIMEEERVNWASSYIQERREQLQNMLRSLDKNAAWMTENEKIERVYLKDQIESRIQMDAVQYEKEMEKERQKQQQEKRKKEIHKKYERYISANNELPDLIEKRRLKLEKMKEVMTLKQEVAKQQRWEKEMELRETFDKWMKKEQMKELKRREKWQKKEDEIEEKEEKERQQMTMKNAKKQRKMEMRREKAVKKMVEKEIKKEDERLKLEEERRKKEEREEQKKEKKEKKQEMKKSIKEAEKLRQLCEKERKKYLEKERRENKTKEEQRKGKHPEDFQDEEERKLERLTHNTRRFVAWDITCKNATTQQQSASLKGAPFPRMDRCIGPVSLEVILVEDVEDVLILCI, encoded by the exons ATGGCTCAAAAAAAGAATCGTGTCAATagccagagagaagaagaggtcATTAAAGGAATAATGGAAGAGGAGCGAGTAAATTGGGCCTCCTCATACATTCAAGAGCGTCGCGAGCAGTTGCAGAACATGCTAAGAAGCCTGGACAAAAATGCTGCATGgatgacagaaaatgaaaagatcGAGAGAGTGTACTTGAAAGATCAAATTGAATCTCGCATACAAATGGATGCTGTGCAGTATGAGAAAGAAatggagaaagaaagacagaaacagcagcaagaGAAACGGAAAAAGGAGATTCATAAGAAATATGAAAGATACATCAGTGCCAACAATGAGCTTCCAGACCTTATAGAAAAGAGAAGGTTGAAATTAGAGAAGATGAAGGAAGTAATGACACTGAAGCAAGAAGTGGCAAAACAGCAAAGATGGGAGAAAGAAATGGAACTGCGAGAGACCTTTGACAAGTGGATGAAGAAAGAGCAGATGAAAGAGCTAAAGAGAAGGGAGAAGTGGCAGAAGAAGGAAGATGAAAtcgaggagaaggaagagaaagagagacagcaaATGACCATGAAGAATGCAAAAAAGCAACGGAAGATGGAAATGAGAAGAGAGAAAGCTGTGAAGAAAATGGTTGAAAAGGAGATCAAAAAGGAGGATGAAAGACTGAAActggaagaggagaggaggaaaaaagaagaaagagaagagcagaaaaaggagaagaaggagaaaaagcaggaaatgaagaaaagcataaaagaggcagagaaacTAAGACAACTGTGTGAGAAAGAGCGAAAAAAGTACCtggaaaaggaaagaagagaaaacaaaaccaaagaagaacagagaaaaggaaaacatcCAGAAGACTttcaggatgaagaggagaggaagctggagaggcTGACGCACAACACTAGGAGATTTGTTGCCTGGGACATCACTTGTAAAA atGCCACCACCCAACAACAGAGCGCCAGTTTGAAAG GCGCTCCCTTCCCAAGGATGGACCGTTGTATAGGCCCCGTGTCCCTGGAGGTCATCCTGGTGGAAGACGTGGAGGACGTCCTCAT CCTGTGCATATAG